A window of Aliarcobacter trophiarum LMG 25534 contains these coding sequences:
- the trpC gene encoding indole-3-glycerol phosphate synthase TrpC, translated as MQILEKINNKTLIDVKERERELSLDELENLIADGNFSTKDVKKFLKSSENEPIRIIAEVKKASPSKGVIKEIFNHLEIAKEYNTFGANAISILTEPHFFLGNLEYLKEIRDITDIPLLRKDFILTKYQIAEALVYGADFILLIAASLEQELLNELYTYARGLDLEVLVEVHDKEDLEKALKSGATIIGINHRNLKTFEMDMKLCETLIPLIPKDKIIVAESGVSDIEVIKRLHSVGADAFLIGEHFMRVPSIKEELKKFKNSLN; from the coding sequence ATGCAAATACTAGAAAAAATAAATAATAAAACTCTTATAGATGTAAAAGAGAGAGAAAGAGAGTTATCTTTAGATGAACTTGAAAACTTAATAGCAGATGGAAATTTTTCTACAAAAGATGTAAAAAAATTTTTAAAATCTTCAGAAAATGAACCTATACGAATAATTGCAGAAGTTAAAAAAGCAAGTCCTAGTAAAGGGGTGATTAAAGAGATTTTTAATCATTTAGAAATTGCTAAAGAGTATAATACTTTTGGTGCAAATGCAATATCTATTTTAACAGAACCACACTTTTTTTTAGGAAATTTAGAGTATTTAAAAGAGATAAGAGATATTACAGATATTCCTCTTTTAAGAAAAGATTTTATTCTTACAAAGTATCAAATTGCTGAAGCTTTAGTTTATGGAGCTGATTTTATACTTTTAATAGCTGCTTCTTTGGAACAAGAGCTTTTAAATGAACTTTATACTTATGCAAGAGGCTTAGATTTAGAGGTTTTAGTTGAAGTTCATGATAAAGAAGATTTGGAAAAAGCATTAAAAAGTGGTGCAACTATAATTGGAATAAATCATAGAAATTTAAAAACTTTTGAAATGGACATGAAATTATGTGAAACACTAATTCCACTCATTCCAAAAGATAAAATAATTGTTGCAGAATCTGGAGTTAGTGATATCGAAGTTATAAAAAGACTTCATAGTGTTGGAGCAGATGCTTTTTTAATTGGAGAGCATTTTATGAGAGTTCCTAGTATAAAAGAGGAACTTAAAAAGTTTAAAAACTCTCTAAACTAA
- a CDS encoding tetratricopeptide repeat protein: protein MIISFFVSCSLKEFSLENKETRNYVKVEEKSFELEDYYIIYALELENVRVYDSAKDVYLKLFINTNKYEYLVAYVTLATQLQDFVSIKEQVSKYFIPNIKEEEILLRLYSFALLKLQEFDLSLETAIKLTDLYKSSINYELLGTVYISKNEFLEAYDSFKKALKYGVSNSLVQAKASLEFFQLNRQKQAIADLKEYILKSDYDFNIALQLLTFYNSLEDKENIKELLKEMFLYYKNSEDALQINKTISLMFQNFEVNEIILFLEKNHIEDDFLLELYKNTKQAEKAYNLLKKLYTNSSNPDYLAQQAIIEFELADNKNSILASVIEKFNISLKTSTNPIYQNFLAYLLIDYDIDISKGLILVKKALEQDPTNIAFIDTLAWGQYKINNCKEAYKNMKLIVDEIGLNDEEIKLHWEKIKECRDANTRKNK from the coding sequence GTGATTATAAGCTTTTTTGTTTCATGTAGCTTAAAAGAGTTTAGTTTAGAAAATAAAGAAACTAGAAATTATGTAAAGGTTGAAGAGAAAAGTTTTGAACTAGAAGATTACTATATAATTTATGCTTTGGAGTTGGAGAATGTAAGAGTATATGATAGTGCAAAAGATGTATATTTAAAACTATTTATAAATACAAATAAATATGAATATCTAGTTGCTTATGTAACTCTAGCTACTCAACTGCAAGATTTTGTATCTATAAAAGAGCAAGTTTCTAAATATTTTATACCAAATATAAAAGAGGAAGAGATTCTTTTAAGATTATATAGTTTTGCACTTTTAAAGCTTCAAGAGTTTGATTTATCTTTGGAAACTGCTATTAAACTCACAGATTTATATAAAAGTAGTATAAATTATGAACTTTTAGGAACAGTTTATATTTCAAAAAATGAGTTTTTAGAGGCTTATGATAGTTTTAAGAAAGCTTTAAAATATGGTGTTTCTAACTCTTTAGTACAAGCAAAAGCTAGTTTAGAGTTTTTTCAACTTAATAGACAAAAACAAGCAATAGCAGATTTAAAAGAGTACATTTTAAAAAGTGATTATGATTTTAATATTGCACTTCAACTTCTAACTTTTTATAATAGTTTAGAAGATAAAGAAAATATAAAAGAGCTACTAAAAGAGATGTTTTTATACTACAAAAATAGTGAAGATGCTTTACAAATAAATAAGACTATAAGCTTAATGTTTCAAAATTTTGAAGTAAATGAGATTATTCTTTTTTTGGAAAAGAATCATATTGAAGATGATTTTTTATTAGAACTTTATAAAAATACAAAACAAGCAGAAAAGGCTTATAATTTACTTAAAAAACTATATACAAATAGTTCAAACCCTGATTATTTAGCACAACAAGCTATTATTGAGTTTGAATTAGCGGATAATAAAAATAGTATTTTAGCAAGTGTAATTGAGAAATTTAATATCTCTTTAAAAACATCTACAAACCCAATTTATCAAAATTTCTTGGCTTATTTATTGATTGATTATGATATTGATATTTCAAAAGGTCTAATTTTGGTGAAAAAAGCATTAGAACAAGATCCTACAAATATTGCATTTATTGATACTTTAGCATGGGGTCAATATAAGATTAATAATTGTAAAGAAGCATACAAAAATATGAAACTAATTGTAGATGAGATAGGATTAAATGATGAAGAGATAAAGCTTCATTGGGAAAAAATAAAGGAGTGTAGAGATGCAAATACTAGAAAAAATAAATAA
- a CDS encoding YkgJ family cysteine cluster protein: MSRLIKKSGYNFSFDPKACESCSGNCCIGESGYIWINIVEIEALAKYLGLTLDSFREKYLFKVGYKYSIKEIELEDNSFACSFFDLEKRRCSIYEYRPMQCRTFPFWEYFKNNEKEVYKECPAIKNI, encoded by the coding sequence TTGAGTAGATTAATAAAAAAAAGTGGATATAATTTTTCATTTGATCCAAAAGCATGTGAAAGTTGTTCTGGAAATTGTTGCATTGGTGAGAGTGGATACATATGGATAAATATTGTAGAAATAGAGGCTTTAGCAAAGTATTTGGGACTTACTTTAGATAGTTTTAGAGAGAAGTATCTTTTTAAAGTAGGGTATAAATATAGTATAAAAGAGATAGAATTAGAGGATAATAGTTTTGCTTGTTCTTTTTTTGATTTAGAGAAAAGAAGATGTTCTATTTATGAGTATAGACCAATGCAATGTAGAACTTTTCCTTTTTGGGAATATTTTAAAAATAATGAAAAAGAGGTATACAAAGAGTGCCCAGCTATAAAAAATATCTAA
- a CDS encoding tRNA1(Val) (adenine(37)-N6)-methyltransferase codes for MVLYQPQNGYCYNSDTHFLYNFICKSLEKYKNISGEVLDIGSGSGILGLLFAKRYSKINLNQVEIQETFQFFSTKNAITNKINSKMNKGSFLEIEFDMKFDICLSNPPFYHSDVIKSEIENLKIARYNDYMPLRDFIKRASEVLKNGGKFFFCYDCKQLDDIILYLKEFKFNIETLQFVYPSTSKDATLVMIYAKKDSKSLLKVLTPLIVFDEKNEFTKTVKNIYNEAQTHSIKALIE; via the coding sequence TTGGTACTATATCAACCGCAAAATGGGTATTGTTATAATAGTGATACACATTTTTTATATAATTTTATTTGCAAATCATTAGAAAAATATAAAAATATTAGTGGAGAAGTTCTAGATATTGGAAGCGGAAGTGGTATTTTGGGTCTTTTATTTGCAAAAAGATATAGTAAAATAAACCTAAATCAAGTTGAAATTCAAGAGACCTTTCAGTTTTTTTCAACAAAAAATGCAATTACAAATAAAATCAATTCAAAAATGAATAAGGGTTCATTTTTAGAAATAGAATTTGATATGAAATTTGATATTTGCCTATCGAATCCACCTTTTTATCATAGTGATGTAATAAAAAGTGAAATAGAAAATCTTAAAATTGCAAGATATAATGATTATATGCCTTTAAGAGATTTTATAAAAAGGGCTTCAGAAGTTTTAAAAAATGGTGGAAAGTTTTTTTTCTGCTACGATTGTAAGCAGTTAGATGATATTATATTGTATTTAAAAGAGTTTAAATTTAATATTGAAACCCTTCAATTTGTCTATCCAAGCACTTCAAAAGATGCTACTTTAGTTATGATTTATGCAAAAAAAGACTCTAAATCTTTACTTAAAGTTTTAACTCCTTTGATTGTTTTTGATGAAAAGAATGAGTTTACAAAAACAGTAAAAAACATTTATAATGAAGCACAAACGCATAGTATAAAGGCTTTGATTGAGTAG
- a CDS encoding 4Fe-4S dicluster domain-containing protein has translation MSNVEAPLNTPVWVDESRCKACDRCVSVCPAGVLAMRQDIHSTLGSMATVIHPTACIGCNDCELSCPDFAIFVADKKEYKFAKLSDEAKERQERIISNNYKILDEDKKV, from the coding sequence ATGTCAAATGTTGAAGCTCCTTTAAATACACCAGTATGGGTTGATGAGAGTAGATGTAAAGCTTGTGATAGATGTGTATCTGTTTGTCCAGCTGGAGTTCTTGCAATGAGACAAGATATTCACTCAACTTTAGGTTCTATGGCAACTGTTATTCATCCTACTGCTTGTATTGGATGTAATGATTGTGAATTATCTTGCCCCGATTTTGCTATTTTTGTTGCTGATAAAAAAGAGTATAAATTTGCAAAATTAAGTGATGAAGCAAAAGAGAGACAAGAAAGAATAATAAGTAATAATTATAAAATATTAGATGAAGATAAAAAGGTTTGA
- a CDS encoding 2-oxoglutarate synthase subunit alpha gives MSRELISTGNELAALAAIDSKCEFFGGYPITPSSEIMHVLSSKLPSIGGVCMQMEDEISGICASLGASMSGKRAMTASSGPGISLKSENLGLGYIAEVPLVVVNVMRGGPSTGLPTRVAQGDILQAKNPTHGDVKSITLMPGNLTECYTEVVRAFNLADRFMQPIFVLLDETIGHMAGKVVIPSLEDVKKSLVFRKRFDGDKKDYLPYGTKADEPAILNPMFEGYRYHFTGLHHGPTGHPTEDAATCSALMDRLFKKVENHTDELELNEEYMIDDAEILIIAYGSVSLGAKEAVNRLRKEGIKAGLFRPKTIWPSPEKRLNELVNKFKKVLVAELNMGQYSQEIERVSGRRDFDRLLKANGRPLSPLEIIEKVKGM, from the coding sequence ATGTCAAGAGAGTTAATATCTACAGGAAATGAGTTAGCTGCATTAGCTGCAATTGATTCAAAGTGTGAGTTTTTTGGTGGTTATCCAATAACACCTTCAAGTGAAATTATGCATGTATTATCATCAAAACTACCTAGTATTGGTGGAGTTTGTATGCAAATGGAAGATGAAATTTCTGGAATTTGTGCCAGTCTTGGTGCTTCGATGAGTGGTAAAAGAGCAATGACTGCATCATCTGGACCTGGAATTTCACTAAAATCAGAAAATTTAGGATTAGGTTATATTGCAGAGGTTCCTCTAGTAGTTGTAAATGTAATGAGAGGTGGTCCTTCAACTGGACTTCCTACAAGAGTTGCACAAGGTGATATTCTTCAAGCAAAAAATCCAACTCATGGAGATGTAAAATCAATCACTCTAATGCCAGGAAACTTAACAGAATGTTACACAGAAGTAGTTCGTGCATTTAATCTAGCAGATAGATTTATGCAACCAATATTTGTACTTTTAGATGAAACTATTGGTCATATGGCTGGAAAAGTTGTAATTCCATCTTTAGAAGATGTTAAAAAAAGTTTAGTTTTTAGAAAAAGATTTGATGGAGATAAAAAAGATTATCTTCCTTATGGTACAAAAGCTGATGAGCCGGCTATTTTAAACCCAATGTTTGAAGGTTATAGATACCACTTTACTGGACTTCACCATGGACCAACTGGTCATCCAACAGAAGATGCTGCAACTTGTAGCGCTTTAATGGATAGATTATTTAAAAAAGTTGAAAACCATACAGATGAGTTAGAGTTAAATGAAGAGTATATGATAGATGATGCAGAAATTTTAATAATAGCTTATGGTTCTGTATCTTTAGGAGCAAAAGAGGCAGTAAATCGTCTTAGAAAAGAGGGAATAAAAGCTGGATTATTTAGACCAAAAACTATTTGGCCAAGCCCTGAAAAAAGATTGAATGAACTAGTAAATAAATTTAAAAAAGTACTAGTTGCTGAACTTAATATGGGACAATACTCTCAAGAGATTGAAAGAGTAAGTGGAAGAAGAGATTTTGATAGACTCTTAAAAGCAAACGGAAGACCACTCTCACCACTTGAAATAATAGAAAAAGTAAAAGGAATGTAA
- a CDS encoding 2-oxoglutarate ferredoxin oxidoreductase subunit beta, whose product MAFNYDEYLRTDKMPTLWCWGCGDGVILKSLIRAIDKLGWNMDDVCVVSGIGCSGRFSSYINCNTVHTTHGRTLAYATGIKMANPDKKVIVVGGDGDGLAIGGNHTIHAARRNIDLTYILINNFIYGLTNSQTSPTTPKGMWTATMERGNIDPTFDSCKLVEAAGASFVARETMIEPKKLERALVKALEHKGFSYLEVFSNCHVNLGRKNKMASATANLEWIDSISLAKTKFDMLEDNQKVGKYPTGVLKQDENAIEYCEAYEKVKEAHKNKTMVEL is encoded by the coding sequence ATGGCTTTTAACTATGATGAATATTTAAGAACAGATAAAATGCCAACACTTTGGTGTTGGGGATGTGGAGATGGAGTTATTTTAAAATCACTTATTCGTGCTATTGATAAGTTGGGTTGGAATATGGATGATGTTTGTGTAGTTTCTGGGATTGGTTGTTCTGGAAGATTTTCATCTTACATAAACTGTAATACAGTTCATACAACACATGGAAGAACTTTAGCATATGCAACTGGAATTAAGATGGCAAATCCAGATAAAAAAGTGATAGTTGTAGGAGGAGATGGTGATGGTCTTGCAATTGGAGGAAATCATACTATTCATGCAGCTAGAAGAAATATTGATTTAACATATATTTTAATAAACAACTTCATATACGGTCTTACAAACTCTCAAACAAGCCCAACAACTCCAAAAGGAATGTGGACTGCAACAATGGAGAGAGGAAATATTGATCCAACATTTGACTCTTGTAAACTAGTTGAAGCAGCAGGTGCTAGTTTTGTAGCACGAGAGACTATGATAGAGCCAAAAAAACTTGAAAGAGCTTTAGTAAAAGCTCTTGAACACAAAGGCTTCTCATATTTAGAAGTTTTTTCAAACTGTCATGTAAATTTAGGAAGAAAAAATAAAATGGCAAGTGCAACAGCAAATTTAGAGTGGATAGACTCAATTTCTCTAGCAAAAACTAAATTTGATATGCTTGAAGATAATCAAAAAGTTGGAAAATATCCAACTGGTGTTTTAAAACAAGATGAAAATGCAATTGAATATTGTGAAGCTTATGAAAAAGTAAAAGAGGCCCACAAAAACAAAACTATGGTTGAACTATAA
- a CDS encoding 2-oxoacid:acceptor oxidoreductase family protein has product MSSNRTLMRFTGVGGQGVLLAGEIFAAAKISNGGFGLKTATYTSQVRGGPTVVDITLQDEEIIYPYANDGEIDFMLSVAQISFDLFKNGVKDGATIVIEPNLVRPSDEDRKRWNIIEIQIITIAKEEVGNVITQSILALAIANYFTGETIPKEVLRATMLSKIPEKLHDLNNKAYDLGYKYAKIADNK; this is encoded by the coding sequence ATGTCATCAAATAGAACTTTAATGAGATTTACAGGAGTTGGTGGTCAAGGTGTTTTACTTGCAGGTGAAATCTTTGCAGCAGCAAAAATAAGTAATGGTGGTTTTGGTTTAAAAACAGCAACTTATACTTCTCAAGTAAGAGGCGGTCCTACTGTTGTTGATATTACACTTCAAGATGAAGAGATTATTTACCCTTATGCAAATGATGGAGAGATAGATTTTATGCTTTCAGTTGCTCAAATATCTTTTGATTTATTTAAAAATGGAGTAAAAGATGGGGCAACTATAGTAATTGAACCAAATTTAGTTCGCCCAAGCGATGAAGATAGAAAAAGATGGAATATTATTGAGATTCAAATAATAACTATTGCTAAAGAAGAAGTAGGAAATGTAATAACACAATCTATCCTAGCTTTAGCAATAGCAAACTATTTTACAGGAGAAACTATTCCAAAAGAGGTTTTAAGAGCTACAATGCTTTCAAAAATTCCTGAAAAACTTCATGATTTAAACAACAAAGCTTATGATTTAGGCTATAAATATGCTAAAATAGCTGACAATAAATAA
- the modD gene encoding ModD protein, whose translation MINFTNEELLELLSDDLPYLDLTTSLQEKSYLKAKLDIFTRDDIVVSCSEEACKIAKLLDCEVLHYLPSKSKALKSDIILSFTGTYENIHKIWRTTQLILEYSSKIATYTARMREEIEKVNPYCQLLTTRKTYPFAKKFCIKSILIGGAFVHRLNLSETILFFPNHRVIYKDDFEFYEQIGKFKIKMPEKKIVVESSSLEDSKKLLMFGVDVLQLDKMLKDDIKIIVDLRDNLYKDVKIICSGGIDINNVKEYAILGINGIVSSSMYSCGMSDFGSKITIL comes from the coding sequence ATGATTAATTTTACAAATGAAGAGCTTTTAGAACTTTTAAGTGATGATTTGCCATATTTAGATTTGACTACATCTTTACAAGAGAAATCTTATCTTAAAGCTAAACTTGATATTTTTACTAGAGATGATATTGTAGTTTCTTGTAGCGAAGAGGCTTGTAAAATTGCAAAACTTTTAGATTGTGAAGTTTTACACTATTTACCATCTAAATCAAAAGCTTTAAAGAGCGATATTATTTTAAGTTTTACTGGAACATATGAAAATATTCATAAAATTTGGAGAACAACTCAATTGATTTTAGAATATAGCTCAAAAATTGCAACATATACAGCAAGAATGAGAGAAGAAATAGAGAAAGTAAATCCATATTGTCAACTTCTAACTACACGAAAAACATACCCATTCGCAAAGAAATTTTGTATTAAATCTATTTTAATTGGTGGTGCATTTGTACATAGATTAAATCTTAGTGAAACTATATTGTTTTTTCCAAATCATAGAGTTATATATAAAGATGATTTTGAGTTTTATGAACAAATAGGAAAATTTAAAATAAAAATGCCAGAAAAAAAGATAGTTGTAGAGAGTTCTAGTTTAGAAGATAGTAAAAAACTTTTAATGTTTGGAGTTGATGTTTTACAACTTGATAAAATGCTAAAAGATGATATAAAAATTATTGTAGATTTAAGAGATAATTTATATAAAGATGTAAAAATAATCTGTAGTGGTGGAATCGATATAAATAATGTGAAAGAGTATGCTATATTAGGTATAAATGGTATTGTATCAAGCTCTATGTACTCTTGTGGAATGTCTGACTTTGGAAGTAAAATAACTATATTATAA
- the polA gene encoding DNA polymerase I, with protein MKKSITIIDTFGFLFRSYFALPPLRSNTGFPTGLLTGFMNFVAGIGKDFKTDYIVFALDAKGNTFRNDLFENYKAQRPDVPEDLLAQLPVAISWIEKMGFKVAIRTGYEADDMVASIAKDAKEKGFEVRIVSHDKDLYQLIDDSNSVYLFDPTKKQIINEAKCIEKYGVTPKQFIDYQSLVGDTADNIPGVKGVGAKTAESLIKEFGSLENIYENIENIEKKRTKELLYEGKENAFLSKKLVTLKDDCHFISNIDEFSLPSENPILKIAEDLESYDMNRILDRVNKNGLNYKTQIPKKEEEQKLEYILLDNENDLSLAINKIPRDAIIAFDTETTNLDTSKAKIVGFSFCYEEKKAYYVPISHNYLGVQNQISLEAAKKSIEILSRYKLVFQNFKYDWQIIKNNFNLDLKLYADTMILSWLLDTSEKVGIDYQIKKYFDIQMLSFSEIVKKGEDFSSVELEKATQYAAEDALMTLKLFNKQLDIFKQRGEEELLNIAFELEFNFIYVLASMEQKGIKVDINLLKEYKDSSLIYLNELTQSIYEACGESFNINSPKQLGVILFEKLGLASSKKTKTGYSTDESVLESLKDEHIVVPLLLKYREAFKLHSTYIEPLLELGLKEKDSRIFTSFLQTGTTTGRLSSKNPNLQNIPVGATSNIQIRRAFVAKEGYKLVGVDYSQIELRLLAHFSKDEALVNAFKEDLDIHLQTAIKIFGENEAKNKRAIAKTINFGLLYGMGSKKLSDTLGISTKEAKAYIDSYFEAFKSVKDYFKSIEDSAINSGFVKTLLNRKRLFDFQGASPMLKAAYLREAVNTLFQGSAADLIKLSMIKIHLKYKENPNIKMLLQIHDELIFEVKDEYIQEITEDIRDIMENIFVLNVPLKVSVAVANSWQELK; from the coding sequence ATGAAAAAAAGCATTACTATTATTGATACATTTGGATTTTTATTTAGAAGTTATTTTGCACTTCCACCTTTAAGATCAAACACAGGTTTTCCAACTGGACTTCTAACAGGATTTATGAACTTTGTTGCTGGAATTGGAAAAGATTTTAAGACTGATTATATAGTTTTTGCTCTTGATGCGAAAGGAAATACTTTTAGAAATGATTTATTTGAGAACTACAAAGCTCAAAGACCTGATGTTCCAGAAGATTTACTAGCACAACTTCCAGTTGCTATATCTTGGATTGAAAAAATGGGATTTAAAGTTGCTATAAGAACTGGATACGAAGCTGATGATATGGTTGCAAGTATTGCAAAAGATGCGAAAGAGAAAGGTTTTGAAGTACGAATAGTATCTCATGATAAAGATTTATATCAACTAATAGATGATTCAAATAGTGTATATTTATTTGACCCAACTAAAAAACAGATTATAAATGAAGCTAAATGTATAGAAAAATATGGAGTAACTCCAAAACAGTTTATAGATTATCAATCATTAGTTGGAGATACAGCTGATAATATTCCAGGAGTAAAAGGTGTTGGAGCAAAAACAGCAGAGTCTTTGATAAAAGAATTTGGAAGTTTAGAAAATATTTATGAGAATATTGAGAATATTGAGAAAAAGAGAACAAAAGAGCTTTTATATGAAGGTAAGGAGAACGCTTTTTTATCAAAAAAACTTGTAACTTTAAAGGATGATTGCCATTTTATATCAAATATTGATGAATTTTCCTTGCCAAGTGAAAATCCTATTTTAAAAATCGCTGAAGATTTAGAGTCATATGATATGAATAGAATATTAGATAGAGTAAATAAAAATGGCTTAAATTATAAAACACAAATTCCAAAAAAAGAGGAAGAGCAAAAATTAGAGTATATTTTATTAGATAATGAAAATGATTTAAGTTTAGCGATAAATAAAATTCCAAGAGATGCAATAATAGCTTTTGATACAGAGACAACTAATCTTGATACATCAAAAGCAAAGATTGTTGGATTTTCGTTTTGTTATGAAGAGAAGAAAGCATATTATGTACCGATTTCTCATAACTATTTAGGAGTCCAAAATCAAATTTCACTTGAAGCTGCTAAAAAATCTATAGAGATTTTAAGTAGATATAAACTTGTTTTCCAAAATTTTAAATATGATTGGCAAATTATAAAGAATAACTTCAATTTAGATTTAAAATTGTATGCAGATACCATGATTTTATCGTGGCTTTTAGACACATCTGAAAAAGTTGGAATAGATTATCAGATTAAAAAGTATTTTGATATACAAATGCTAAGTTTTAGTGAAATTGTGAAGAAAGGTGAAGACTTTTCAAGTGTAGAGCTAGAAAAAGCAACACAATATGCAGCTGAAGATGCTTTAATGACTTTGAAACTATTTAATAAACAGCTAGATATTTTTAAACAAAGAGGAGAAGAAGAGCTTTTAAATATAGCCTTTGAGTTGGAGTTTAATTTTATTTATGTTTTAGCTAGTATGGAGCAAAAAGGTATAAAAGTAGATATAAATCTTCTAAAAGAGTACAAAGATAGTAGTTTGATTTATCTAAATGAATTGACTCAAAGTATCTATGAAGCTTGTGGTGAGAGTTTTAATATTAATTCGCCAAAACAGTTGGGTGTTATTTTATTTGAAAAACTTGGACTTGCTTCTTCCAAAAAGACAAAAACAGGTTATAGCACAGATGAGTCTGTTTTGGAAAGCTTAAAAGATGAACATATAGTTGTGCCACTTTTATTAAAGTATAGAGAGGCTTTTAAGCTTCATTCAACATATATAGAACCACTTTTAGAACTTGGTTTAAAAGAGAAAGATAGTAGAATTTTTACATCCTTTTTACAAACAGGAACAACAACAGGAAGATTAAGTTCAAAAAATCCAAATTTACAAAATATTCCTGTTGGAGCAACTAGTAATATTCAAATAAGAAGAGCTTTTGTTGCAAAAGAGGGGTATAAGCTTGTAGGAGTCGATTATTCACAAATTGAACTTAGACTTCTTGCTCATTTTTCAAAAGATGAAGCATTAGTAAATGCTTTTAAAGAAGATTTAGATATTCACTTACAAACAGCTATTAAAATTTTTGGAGAGAATGAGGCAAAAAATAAAAGAGCAATAGCAAAAACTATAAATTTTGGACTTTTATATGGAATGGGAAGTAAAAAACTTTCAGATACTTTAGGAATTTCAACAAAAGAGGCAAAAGCATATATTGACTCATATTTTGAAGCATTTAAAAGCGTAAAAGATTATTTTAAATCTATAGAAGATAGTGCAATAAATAGTGGTTTTGTAAAAACATTATTAAATAGAAAAAGGCTTTTTGATTTTCAAGGAGCAAGTCCTATGTTAAAAGCTGCATATTTAAGAGAGGCGGTAAATACACTGTTTCAAGGTAGTGCAGCTGATTTGATAAAACTATCTATGATAAAAATTCATTTAAAATATAAAGAAAATCCAAATATAAAAATGCTTTTACAAATCCATGATGAGCTTATTTTTGAAGTAAAGGATGAGTATATCCAAGAGATAACAGAAGATATAAGAGATATTATGGAAAATATTTTTGTATTAAATGTCCCACTTAAAGTTTCAGTGGCAGTGGCAAATAGTTGGCAAGAGCTAAAGTAG